In Bacteroidota bacterium, the following proteins share a genomic window:
- a CDS encoding transposase: MSSKYKFVNDGHLYFVSFAVVYWIDLFSRTDYCKTIMESLTFCENNKGLELYAYCIMPSHIHLIIGSSKEPLEGIMRDFKSYTSRTLKEAIHNHPGESRKEWMLWMMKRAGEKSAHHKGFQLWQEGNHPAELSTPEITEQKLHYIHNNPVEAGYVFKPEDWRFSSATNYMQLPSEKEVILLGPFCH; the protein is encoded by the coding sequence ATGAGCAGCAAATACAAGTTTGTAAATGATGGGCACCTTTATTTCGTGAGTTTTGCGGTAGTCTATTGGATAGATTTGTTCTCGAGAACCGATTATTGCAAAACCATAATGGAAAGTCTCACTTTTTGCGAAAATAATAAAGGGCTTGAGCTGTATGCTTACTGTATCATGCCAAGCCATATTCATTTGATCATCGGCTCAAGCAAGGAACCTCTGGAAGGTATCATGCGTGATTTTAAAAGCTATACATCGCGAACGCTGAAGGAAGCGATTCATAACCATCCGGGCGAGAGTCGAAAAGAATGGATGCTTTGGATGATGAAACGCGCGGGTGAAAAAAGCGCCCATCACAAGGGCTTTCAATTGTGGCAGGAAGGGAATCATCCTGCTGAACTCAGTACACCTGAAATTACAGAACAGAAACTGCACTATATTCATAATAACCCGGTGGAAGCGGGTTATGTATTTAAACCAGAAGATTGGCGTTTTAGTAGCGCTACAAATTATATGCAACTACCCTCGGAAAAAGAAGTGA
- a CDS encoding TetR family transcriptional regulator — MATAVLSTKQNIRQAAQRLFRDRGYASVGMRELAKKVGIEAPSIYNHYKSKDDILREICFEIGEQFFKAVDSINTNEKSVKVLRAYIKAHIGVMANNMEASNVFFHEWMFLEEPNLGKFKKMRQQYEQKYREVIDKGIKKGDLKPLNTRLIILTIFSAINSTYDLYKSSEKLSQEEIAEQITDLLLKGLKS, encoded by the coding sequence ATGGCTACCGCTGTATTATCTACCAAACAGAATATACGTCAAGCTGCTCAGCGGCTTTTCCGCGACCGGGGCTATGCGTCTGTTGGCATGCGCGAACTGGCAAAAAAAGTTGGCATCGAGGCCCCAAGTATTTATAATCACTATAAAAGCAAGGACGATATCCTTCGGGAAATCTGCTTTGAAATTGGAGAGCAGTTTTTCAAAGCCGTTGACTCAATTAATACTAATGAAAAGTCGGTTAAAGTACTTCGGGCTTACATCAAGGCGCATATTGGTGTGATGGCGAATAATATGGAAGCATCGAATGTCTTTTTTCACGAGTGGATGTTTTTGGAAGAGCCTAATCTTGGCAAATTCAAGAAAATGCGTCAACAATACGAACAGAAATACAGGGAAGTGATTGACAAGGGGATTAAAAAGGGAGATTTGAAACCTTTAAACACGCGACTTATCATTCTTACTATCTTTTCGGCTATCAATTCCACCTATGATTTGTACAAATCCAGCGAGAAACTGAGCCAGGAGGAGATCGCGGAACAGATAACTGATTTACTATTAAAAGGGTTGAAGAGTTAG
- a CDS encoding four helix bundle protein: MSEYKTYKELDVWKKARLLVKEVYRVTKSFPKEEVYGLTSQLRRASVSVAANISEGCGRQYKKETIQFLHIARGSLYEIHREIRIKLITSNEQLSTK, encoded by the coding sequence ATGAGTGAGTATAAGACATATAAAGAATTGGACGTTTGGAAAAAGGCAAGGTTGCTTGTAAAAGAAGTGTATAGGGTCACAAAGTCATTTCCAAAAGAAGAAGTTTATGGTCTCACCAGTCAGTTAAGGCGTGCATCAGTATCGGTGGCCGCAAATATCTCGGAGGGGTGTGGTCGCCAGTATAAAAAAGAGACGATTCAGTTTCTGCATATAGCCCGTGGATCACTTTATGAAATACATAGGGAAATCAGAATTAAACTAATAACCAGCAACGAACAACTGTCAACTAAATAA